In Spirosoma agri, one DNA window encodes the following:
- a CDS encoding glycoside hydrolase family 97 protein yields MRLLRRRFIQLSFLLAWVLTCQFVAAQTPETRLQSPDGKLEVVFAQKEITPGRKQMTYFVNYDGKPVILESGLGVQIDNHVFEHAMAHKVTTPPGTLGTNWCDNLVIKNVIKTAKDTTWKPVYGERSLIRDHYNQLEVQLQKPDAPDYSLHVIFRAYDSGIAFRYFFPEQPNGLYYRVMAENSEFALPADTKAWYTAWAQGAYQALPLAGWPENSERPLTLSLPNGIYASLAEAQLTDFAMTKFKLAPGKPNTVVTSLYESVDLMSDVGTPWRVVMVANRLGKLLENNDIMLNLNPPATVTNTDWIKPGKMMREVTLTTHGALSCIDFAAAHNLQYILFDWKWYGPAFTFNSDARQVVAPVDMPQVIAYGKSKNVGVILYVNLQALYKQMDEIFPLYKKWGVKGVKFGFVEVGSHRWMTWLTEAKRKALENGLMVNIHDEYRPTGTSRTYPNVMTQEGIRGNEEFPDATHNTLLPFTRYLAGAGDYTICYYDKRLKNTHAHQLAMNVISYSPLQSVFWYDKPAQYGGEPEIEFFDKVPTVWDDTKVIHDAIGEYVTIARRSGDDWFVGTITNNDGRTLSLPLDFLSKGKSYIAHRYTDDPTVPTKTQVRVSTKTVKAGQSLEMKLLPRGGQAVWLTPAK; encoded by the coding sequence ATGCGCCTACTACGTCGCCGATTCATCCAACTCAGTTTTTTACTCGCCTGGGTTCTGACCTGTCAATTTGTGGCGGCCCAGACACCCGAAACCCGTTTGCAGTCGCCCGATGGAAAGCTGGAGGTCGTTTTTGCTCAAAAAGAAATTACTCCCGGCCGGAAGCAGATGACCTACTTCGTCAACTACGACGGGAAACCCGTTATCCTGGAGTCGGGGCTGGGTGTGCAGATCGACAACCATGTGTTCGAGCACGCCATGGCCCACAAAGTAACCACGCCCCCCGGTACGCTGGGTACCAACTGGTGCGACAATCTGGTGATCAAAAACGTCATCAAAACGGCGAAAGACACAACCTGGAAACCGGTCTACGGCGAACGCAGCCTGATTCGGGATCATTACAACCAGTTGGAAGTTCAGCTTCAGAAACCCGACGCACCAGACTATTCACTGCACGTTATTTTTCGGGCGTATGATTCGGGTATCGCGTTCCGGTATTTTTTCCCTGAGCAGCCCAACGGCCTGTACTACCGCGTGATGGCCGAAAACAGCGAGTTTGCCTTGCCCGCCGACACCAAAGCCTGGTACACGGCTTGGGCGCAGGGAGCCTATCAGGCGTTACCATTAGCAGGATGGCCCGAGAATTCGGAACGCCCGCTGACCCTGTCGCTGCCCAATGGTATCTATGCCTCGCTGGCCGAAGCGCAACTGACCGATTTCGCCATGACCAAATTTAAACTCGCCCCCGGCAAGCCGAACACAGTGGTTACATCGCTGTACGAAAGCGTTGATCTAATGTCGGATGTGGGTACGCCCTGGCGGGTAGTAATGGTGGCGAACCGGTTGGGTAAGCTATTGGAAAACAACGACATCATGCTGAACCTAAACCCGCCTGCTACGGTCACCAACACCGATTGGATCAAGCCGGGTAAGATGATGCGGGAGGTGACGCTTACCACGCATGGGGCCCTGTCTTGCATCGACTTTGCGGCTGCTCACAACCTGCAATACATTCTGTTCGACTGGAAATGGTACGGCCCGGCGTTTACCTTCAATTCGGACGCCCGGCAGGTCGTGGCCCCCGTCGATATGCCGCAGGTGATTGCCTACGGAAAATCGAAAAATGTGGGCGTCATTCTGTACGTGAACTTGCAGGCGCTGTATAAGCAGATGGACGAGATTTTTCCGCTGTACAAGAAGTGGGGTGTCAAAGGGGTCAAATTCGGGTTTGTGGAAGTGGGATCGCACCGCTGGATGACCTGGCTCACCGAAGCCAAACGAAAAGCCCTGGAAAATGGCCTGATGGTCAACATCCACGACGAATACCGCCCGACGGGCACCAGCCGAACGTATCCCAACGTGATGACCCAGGAAGGTATCCGGGGCAACGAGGAATTTCCTGATGCCACTCACAATACGTTGCTGCCCTTTACGCGCTACCTGGCCGGGGCGGGTGATTATACCATTTGTTATTATGACAAGCGGCTTAAAAACACCCACGCGCACCAGCTGGCGATGAACGTTATTTCCTACAGTCCGTTGCAATCGGTGTTTTGGTACGACAAACCGGCGCAGTACGGTGGCGAACCCGAAATTGAGTTTTTCGACAAGGTACCCACCGTTTGGGACGATACGAAAGTAATTCACGATGCTATCGGGGAGTACGTCACCATCGCCCGCCGGAGCGGAGATGACTGGTTTGTCGGCACGATCACCAACAACGATGGCCGCACGTTGTCGCTGCCACTCGATTTTCTGTCCAAAGGCAAAAGCTACATCGCGCACCGCTACACCGACGACCCGACGGTTCCGACCAAAACGCAGGTCCGCGTATCGACCAAAACTGTGAAGGCTGGTCAGTCACTGGAGATGAAGCTGTTACCGCGTGGCGGTCAGGCCGTATGGCTAACCCCAGCGAAGTAA
- a CDS encoding sugar kinase, producing MSRVVCFGELLLRFSPALNGDWLQTGMMPVHVGGAELNVARALAHWNIPVGYSSVVPATVLGDEVVTFVQQQGVDTTRMLRSNDRIGTYYLPQGADLKSAGVIYDRAESGFARLMPSQIDWDTLLGDADWLHMSAISPALTANAAAVCLELVKTASAKGITISIDLNYRAKLWQYGVSPLIVIPGLVEYCDIVMGNIWAANALLGIPLADSIHEESTQSDFLAHAMTTSQTIQERFPRCKAVANTFRFDVPPTGLRYYTTLYSGGQQHVSHELYTSTVVDRVGSGDCYMAGLIYGFRHQLSPQQIVDFATQAAFGKLQESGDATRQTVKQIQARSTGSLSYS from the coding sequence ATGTCCCGCGTTGTCTGTTTTGGCGAATTGTTGCTCCGGTTTTCGCCTGCGCTGAACGGCGATTGGTTGCAAACCGGTATGATGCCCGTTCATGTCGGTGGTGCTGAGTTAAACGTAGCCCGCGCCCTGGCCCATTGGAACATACCAGTCGGCTACAGTTCGGTCGTTCCAGCCACCGTACTGGGTGATGAAGTAGTGACGTTTGTCCAGCAGCAAGGAGTCGATACGACTCGAATGCTGCGGTCGAATGACCGAATCGGTACGTACTATTTGCCGCAGGGAGCCGATCTCAAAAGTGCCGGCGTTATCTACGACCGGGCTGAGTCGGGATTTGCCCGCCTAATGCCCAGTCAAATCGACTGGGACACGCTACTGGGCGATGCCGACTGGCTGCACATGAGTGCCATCAGTCCGGCACTGACCGCCAATGCCGCTGCTGTTTGCCTTGAACTGGTGAAAACGGCTTCGGCAAAAGGGATCACTATCTCGATCGATCTTAACTACCGGGCTAAGCTCTGGCAATACGGCGTTTCTCCGCTGATAGTTATTCCCGGCCTGGTCGAGTATTGCGATATCGTGATGGGAAATATCTGGGCCGCCAACGCGCTGTTGGGCATTCCGCTGGCCGATTCCATTCACGAGGAAAGTACGCAGTCCGATTTTCTGGCTCATGCGATGACAACGTCGCAGACTATCCAGGAGCGGTTCCCACGCTGCAAAGCCGTCGCCAATACGTTTCGGTTTGACGTTCCGCCGACTGGTTTGCGCTATTATACAACGCTCTACAGCGGAGGGCAGCAACACGTATCCCATGAGCTTTATACCAGTACGGTGGTCGACCGGGTGGGTAGTGGCGATTGCTACATGGCCGGGCTGATTTACGGGTTTCGTCATCAGCTCTCTCCCCAGCAAATCGTCGACTTTGCTACACAGGCCGCTTTCGGCAAGTTGCAGGAATCCGGCGATGCCACCCGCCAAACGGTAAAACAAATTCAGGCCCGATCAACTGGTTCGCTTTCTTATTCCTAG
- a CDS encoding ROK family protein, translating to MNDLSECLYPSSGRTYWGVDLGGTKIEGVILSAPSPNAVLTRRRIDTESHYGYDHIISQIVRLINLLKTETGLQPERIGFCTPGTIDPATNTMKNSNMTCINGQPFRDDLSKALGVPVAITNDANCFALSEATMGVVQDVVPDYRTVFGVILGTGVGGGVVFRGLDGQALVQAGRQGIGGEWGHNILEENGYACYCGKRGCNEQVISGPALQRFYLEQSGEIRNLKEILERYQQGIDPVANATVERLLTYFGRAVSAIVNMLDPDAIILGGGVGNVDLLYTEGVERARKYVFNDNRLETLFLKPKLGDSAGVFGAALL from the coding sequence TTGAACGATTTATCTGAATGCCTGTACCCATCGTCCGGGCGTACCTACTGGGGTGTCGATTTAGGCGGCACCAAGATTGAAGGAGTTATTCTGTCTGCCCCCTCACCCAATGCCGTACTGACCCGTCGGCGAATCGACACCGAATCGCATTACGGCTACGACCACATCATCAGCCAGATCGTCCGGCTCATCAACCTGTTGAAAACCGAAACGGGACTACAACCCGAGCGAATTGGTTTTTGTACACCCGGCACAATCGATCCGGCGACCAACACCATGAAGAACTCGAACATGACCTGCATCAACGGGCAACCGTTTCGGGACGATTTGTCGAAGGCACTTGGTGTACCCGTTGCCATTACGAACGATGCCAACTGCTTTGCGCTCTCGGAAGCCACGATGGGTGTTGTGCAGGATGTCGTTCCCGACTACCGGACTGTTTTCGGGGTAATTCTGGGAACGGGCGTCGGGGGTGGCGTCGTCTTTCGGGGGCTGGATGGGCAGGCACTCGTACAGGCGGGCCGTCAGGGAATCGGTGGCGAGTGGGGCCATAACATTCTGGAAGAAAACGGGTATGCCTGTTACTGTGGCAAGCGGGGCTGTAACGAACAGGTTATTTCAGGCCCGGCCCTGCAACGGTTTTACCTCGAACAGAGCGGAGAAATCCGCAACCTGAAAGAAATTCTGGAGCGCTATCAACAAGGCATCGACCCCGTTGCCAATGCCACCGTCGAGCGGCTGCTGACCTATTTTGGCCGGGCCGTCTCGGCCATTGTCAATATGCTCGACCCGGATGCGATCATTCTGGGCGGGGGCGTTGGTAACGTCGATTTGCTCTACACGGAGGGCGTCGAACGGGCCCGAAAATACGTATTCAACGACAATCGGCTGGAAACACTCTTCCTGAAACCCAAACTGGGCGATAGTGCCGGTGTGTTTGGGGCAGCCTTACTGTAA
- a CDS encoding glycoside hydrolase family 88 protein yields MSSSGFSFVLVLLVVLCSFTLTQDRLPVDPALTYCVQQATKTATSLPATPPNLPRNILNGKKNWNYITYKDWTSGFWPGTLWYIYEYTKDPAWKAKADSFTRELTPLAYQKAIDHDLGFQMYCSFGNGLRLTGNPDYKKILLAAADTLATLFNPKVGTILSWPRSVPNMEWPQHNTIMDNMINLELLFWASKNGGGKRLYDMAVSHATTTMKNHFRPDYTSYHVVVYDRETGKKIKGVTHQGYADNSMWARGQSWAIYGYTMTYRETKDSQFLAFAQNVSDVYLKHLPKDLIPYWDFSAPDIPNAPKDASAAAVTASALLELSTLVNDKAKAATYRAKAEQMLETLSSANYQSRQVNDAFLLHSTGHKPNNSEVDASINYADYYYIEALLRLKKLQAGKPVLANL; encoded by the coding sequence ATGTCGTCCTCTGGATTCAGTTTTGTCCTCGTCCTGCTTGTCGTCCTTTGCAGTTTCACGCTCACTCAGGATCGCCTACCGGTCGATCCGGCCCTGACGTATTGCGTGCAGCAGGCAACCAAAACCGCTACCTCGCTCCCCGCTACACCGCCGAATTTACCCCGTAACATTCTGAACGGCAAGAAGAACTGGAATTACATCACCTATAAAGACTGGACCAGCGGCTTCTGGCCCGGTACGCTCTGGTACATCTACGAATACACCAAAGACCCCGCCTGGAAGGCCAAAGCCGATTCCTTTACGCGGGAGCTGACACCACTCGCCTACCAGAAAGCCATCGACCACGATCTGGGCTTTCAGATGTATTGCAGTTTCGGTAACGGGCTGCGGCTGACGGGTAATCCCGATTATAAAAAGATTCTGCTGGCTGCCGCCGATACGCTGGCTACGCTGTTCAATCCGAAAGTTGGAACCATTCTGTCGTGGCCGCGCTCGGTACCGAATATGGAATGGCCCCAGCACAATACCATCATGGACAACATGATCAACCTGGAACTGTTGTTCTGGGCTTCGAAAAACGGGGGCGGCAAGCGGCTGTACGACATGGCCGTATCGCACGCGACAACGACCATGAAAAACCATTTTCGGCCCGACTACACCTCGTACCACGTAGTCGTGTATGACCGCGAAACGGGAAAGAAGATCAAGGGGGTTACGCACCAGGGTTACGCCGATAATTCGATGTGGGCGCGGGGGCAGAGCTGGGCGATTTATGGCTACACGATGACCTACCGGGAAACGAAAGACTCCCAGTTTCTGGCCTTTGCCCAAAACGTGTCGGACGTGTACCTGAAGCACCTGCCAAAAGACCTGATTCCCTACTGGGATTTCAGTGCCCCAGACATTCCGAACGCGCCCAAAGATGCGTCGGCCGCTGCCGTTACCGCGTCGGCCCTGCTGGAACTCTCGACGCTGGTTAACGACAAAGCCAAAGCGGCCACTTACCGCGCCAAAGCCGAGCAGATGCTGGAAACGCTATCGTCGGCAAACTACCAGAGCCGTCAGGTCAACGACGCCTTTTTGCTGCATAGTACGGGACATAAACCCAACAACAGCGAGGTCGATGCGTCCATCAACTACGCCGATTATTACTACATCGAAGCCCTGTTACGCCTGAAAAAGCTACAGGCAGGTAAACCGGTTCTGGCAAACTTGTAA
- a CDS encoding DUF4861 family protein — translation MKLFTAFISLFLLNHYVGAQSPIRINNPADVPLNEQVIEIPWATVKKAYPKIDTTNLQVLLAGSQQPVAYQLERRGKKEVQNLLVQVAINSKQSISLILQPGKTAPIVSKTYGRYVPERFDDFAWENDRVAFRIYGAALNGRSDNAYGTDIWAKRTSQLILNKWYKENDYHNDHGEGLDYYHVGLTLGAGDIAVFLNDSLHFIHNYKSWEVLDNGPLRTTFRVRFDPYTFNGITVQEVRTVSLDAGSQLNKIQVHIEQTSGKTLPMVVGISQRKEPSPVLLDEKAGVLGYWEPTHGNDGTLGIGCVFPVTPVRMLTKYDHLLARLDAPPAGDLIYYTGGAWDKADRITSSQDWFAYLRQFAQQSKHTPRITIGK, via the coding sequence ATGAAGCTGTTTACCGCTTTTATTTCGCTTTTTCTGCTTAATCATTACGTCGGGGCTCAATCGCCGATTCGGATCAACAATCCGGCTGACGTGCCCCTGAATGAGCAGGTCATCGAGATTCCCTGGGCCACGGTGAAAAAGGCCTATCCCAAAATCGATACTACCAATTTGCAGGTACTGCTGGCGGGAAGTCAGCAGCCGGTGGCGTATCAACTGGAACGCCGGGGCAAAAAAGAAGTCCAGAATTTGCTGGTGCAGGTGGCGATTAACTCCAAACAGTCGATTAGCCTTATACTACAGCCGGGGAAAACAGCACCGATAGTTTCTAAAACATATGGTCGTTACGTTCCCGAACGCTTCGATGATTTCGCTTGGGAGAACGACCGGGTGGCGTTTCGGATTTACGGCGCGGCCCTGAATGGACGGTCGGATAATGCCTACGGCACCGACATCTGGGCTAAACGAACCAGTCAACTGATCCTGAACAAGTGGTACAAAGAAAACGATTACCACAACGATCACGGTGAGGGGCTGGATTACTACCACGTGGGGCTGACACTCGGTGCAGGCGACATCGCCGTTTTCCTGAACGACTCGCTCCACTTCATCCATAACTACAAGAGCTGGGAAGTGCTGGACAACGGCCCCCTGCGCACCACGTTCCGCGTCCGGTTCGATCCCTACACCTTCAACGGTATTACAGTGCAGGAAGTACGGACGGTATCGCTGGATGCTGGATCGCAGCTCAATAAAATACAGGTCCACATTGAGCAAACGTCGGGAAAAACCCTGCCGATGGTGGTTGGCATCAGCCAGCGCAAAGAGCCCAGTCCGGTCTTGCTGGACGAAAAAGCGGGCGTACTGGGCTATTGGGAGCCGACACACGGCAATGATGGTACGCTGGGTATCGGCTGCGTATTTCCGGTTACGCCTGTTCGAATGCTGACCAAATACGATCATCTGCTGGCCCGGCTCGATGCGCCCCCAGCCGGTGACCTGATCTACTACACGGGTGGGGCCTGGGATAAAGCGGACCGGATCACCTCAAGCCAGGACTGGTTTGCGTATCTGCGCCAGTTCGCTCAGCAAAGTAAACATACCCCCCGTATCACCATCGGAAAATAA
- a CDS encoding hydroxypyruvate isomerase family protein, with translation MSALTLDNPRPFKTLFSPEFGIFKGLAPPDPIDEIKWGYDQGFRAWENTFLKNRPVAEQERISKTVQKLNMAFGQFVGTLTFTDVTFAGRDARLRESVLADVRASVEIAKRMNTRIIHNVLGVSDPKLPWDFQMANAIDLLKRIADIYEPHGLVMVMESMNHRVDHPTMFLHTIPQAYALAKAVGRPSVKVLFDFYHVQVQEGHLLTTLDYAWDEIAYIQIGDSPGRFEPTTGEMNYPNIIKHLHDKGYKGFVGLEHGLSKPGREGAQAALNAYRTIDIQ, from the coding sequence TTGAGTGCACTTACTCTGGATAATCCCCGTCCATTCAAAACCCTTTTTTCGCCGGAGTTTGGTATTTTCAAGGGGTTGGCACCCCCTGATCCGATTGATGAAATCAAGTGGGGTTACGATCAGGGATTCCGGGCGTGGGAAAACACCTTCCTCAAAAATCGGCCTGTCGCCGAGCAGGAACGTATCAGCAAAACTGTGCAAAAATTGAACATGGCTTTCGGGCAGTTTGTGGGTACGCTGACGTTTACCGATGTAACTTTTGCCGGACGCGATGCCCGTCTGCGTGAGAGCGTTCTGGCCGATGTGCGGGCTTCAGTTGAGATTGCCAAACGCATGAACACCCGCATTATTCATAACGTGCTGGGGGTGTCGGACCCGAAACTACCGTGGGACTTCCAGATGGCCAATGCTATTGATCTCCTCAAACGCATTGCCGATATCTACGAACCACACGGCCTGGTTATGGTCATGGAATCGATGAATCACCGGGTTGATCATCCTACTATGTTTCTGCATACCATCCCTCAGGCTTATGCGCTGGCCAAAGCGGTTGGTCGGCCGAGCGTGAAAGTGCTGTTCGATTTTTATCACGTACAGGTTCAGGAAGGCCATTTGCTAACTACGCTGGATTACGCCTGGGACGAAATCGCCTACATCCAGATCGGTGACTCGCCTGGTCGGTTCGAACCAACAACCGGCGAAATGAACTATCCGAATATAATCAAACATCTGCACGACAAAGGGTACAAAGGATTTGTCGGGTTGGAGCACGGGCTGAGCAAACCCGGCCGAGAGGGAGCACAAGCGGCTTTAAACGCTTACCGGACTATTGATATACAATAA
- a CDS encoding beta-xylosidase family glycoside hydrolase — MVKLTVEGDTPGKSAGLVVMGNDYGYMSINRDCTGYKLRQVFCKDATNQSPEQFMAEQPCRHVWPNSGFG, encoded by the coding sequence CTGGTTAAACTAACTGTCGAGGGGGATACCCCTGGCAAGAGTGCGGGCCTGGTGGTTATGGGTAACGACTACGGCTATATGTCGATTAATCGGGATTGCACGGGCTACAAACTCCGTCAGGTCTTCTGTAAAGACGCGACGAACCAAAGCCCCGAGCAGTTCATGGCCGAGCAACCCTGCCGACATGTATGGCCTAACTCCGGGTTCGGGTGA
- a CDS encoding serine hydrolase domain-containing protein encodes MKKQAVIAFLITLLSGWAHAQLAYDFAPLTAQIQQWVDKGYYPGASMLVIKGDKPVYEQYFGSYTPRTQVYIASAGKWLAAATIAAVVDEGKLSWDDKVVKWLPDWTDAKGQATLRQLLSHTAGYPDYQPNENPIDRYQTLTESVAHIKPLPLDTVPGTKFHYGGLAMQVAGRMAELATGNDWETLFQAKIARPLGMTATRFTPVDSAGGHSPMLGGGARSTLHEYIRFLDMIFHGGRYKGNRILSTAAFTAMQADQVGKADKSDDAYIRTAYQPHPDLYGLGEWRAEVDNRGNPTLLTSPSWAGAYPWIDRTANLYGFFLTHVDVNGPARTDHFSAFYASPVLPGLVRQIVNKSRRH; translated from the coding sequence ATGAAAAAGCAGGCCGTTATTGCGTTTTTGATTACGCTTCTTTCGGGTTGGGCACACGCTCAGCTTGCTTATGACTTCGCGCCCCTGACCGCCCAAATTCAGCAATGGGTGGATAAAGGGTATTACCCTGGTGCGTCGATGCTGGTAATTAAGGGCGATAAGCCGGTTTACGAACAGTATTTTGGCTCTTATACCCCGCGAACGCAGGTGTACATCGCTTCGGCGGGAAAGTGGCTGGCTGCGGCTACCATTGCCGCCGTTGTCGATGAGGGCAAACTGTCCTGGGACGATAAAGTCGTCAAGTGGCTACCCGACTGGACTGACGCGAAGGGACAGGCCACCCTACGGCAGTTGCTCTCCCATACCGCCGGTTACCCGGATTATCAGCCCAACGAAAATCCGATCGATCGGTATCAGACGCTGACCGAATCCGTCGCGCACATAAAACCGCTGCCCCTCGATACGGTACCCGGCACTAAATTCCACTACGGAGGACTAGCGATGCAGGTGGCGGGCCGAATGGCTGAACTGGCCACGGGTAACGACTGGGAAACCTTATTTCAGGCAAAAATTGCCCGACCGCTGGGCATGACGGCTACCCGGTTTACGCCCGTCGATTCAGCGGGTGGACACAGCCCGATGCTGGGCGGGGGTGCCCGGAGTACACTCCACGAATACATCCGTTTTCTGGACATGATTTTCCACGGTGGGCGCTACAAAGGCAATCGTATTCTCTCGACGGCTGCGTTTACCGCTATGCAGGCCGATCAGGTCGGGAAGGCCGATAAAAGTGATGATGCCTACATCCGAACGGCGTACCAGCCGCATCCTGATCTGTACGGCTTGGGCGAGTGGCGTGCCGAAGTGGATAATCGCGGGAATCCAACGCTGCTCACCAGCCCCAGCTGGGCCGGTGCCTACCCGTGGATCGACCGAACGGCGAATCTGTACGGCTTTTTCCTGACCCACGTCGACGTGAACGGCCCCGCCCGAACGGATCACTTCAGCGCCTTTTACGCTAGTCCTGTTCTGCCCGGACTGGTGCGGCAAATCGTAAACAAATCACGCAGACATTGA
- the kduI gene encoding 5-dehydro-4-deoxy-D-glucuronate isomerase produces MQTEHDAVAIGKAGQPIAFESRYATSPTEVRTMNTEQIRQHFLIENLFVADQFSWVLSFFDRYLTGGVMPGTEPITLEAPTQLKASFFLERRELGMINVGGPGQVIADGVAYDLNFKEALYIGQGTQQVLFTSLDVANPAKFYLNSTPASRAYPTRKVAKADADVVELGSPETANHRTINKLLVNSVLPTCQLQMGMTELKPGSVWNTMPAHTHDRRMEVYFYFEVPKGQSVCHFMGQPQETRPVWMQNEQAVISPNWSIHSGAGTSNYTFIWGMAGENLDYGDMDFCPITELR; encoded by the coding sequence ATGCAAACAGAACACGATGCCGTTGCCATTGGTAAAGCAGGACAGCCTATTGCGTTTGAGAGTCGATATGCGACGTCGCCGACCGAGGTGAGGACAATGAACACTGAACAGATTCGGCAGCATTTTCTCATCGAGAACCTGTTTGTGGCTGATCAGTTCAGCTGGGTGCTTTCCTTCTTCGACCGCTACTTGACCGGTGGCGTCATGCCTGGAACGGAACCTATAACGCTGGAAGCACCGACCCAACTCAAAGCATCCTTTTTTCTGGAACGTCGGGAACTGGGCATGATCAATGTGGGTGGCCCCGGTCAGGTGATTGCCGACGGTGTTGCGTACGATCTCAACTTCAAGGAAGCCCTTTACATCGGCCAGGGTACGCAACAGGTACTATTTACTTCGCTCGACGTGGCCAATCCGGCAAAGTTTTACCTGAACTCGACCCCGGCGAGTCGTGCCTACCCCACCCGCAAAGTAGCAAAGGCTGACGCCGACGTAGTCGAATTAGGTAGCCCCGAGACGGCCAACCATCGCACGATCAACAAGTTGCTGGTCAATAGCGTGTTGCCGACCTGTCAGCTACAAATGGGAATGACCGAACTAAAACCCGGCAGCGTCTGGAATACCATGCCCGCCCATACCCACGACCGGCGTATGGAAGTCTACTTCTATTTCGAAGTGCCGAAGGGGCAAAGTGTTTGTCATTTCATGGGCCAGCCGCAGGAAACGCGCCCGGTCTGGATGCAGAACGAACAGGCAGTCATTTCTCCCAACTGGTCGATTCACTCCGGGGCCGGTACGTCCAATTACACCTTCATCTGGGGAATGGCCGGCGAAAACCTCGACTACGGCGATATGGATTTCTGCCCGATTACTGAACTACGGTAA
- a CDS encoding alpha/beta fold hydrolase, whose translation MSIGRFVMISGLSFFGMASHVLAQSTPGLPDPLRSNNGAHITTVSEWQRERRPELIEVFTSQMYGRSPGKPASMTFRVFDTDATALGGKATRKQVAIYINGKPDGPRIDVLLYIPNRVRRPVPAIVGLNFWGNHSISADPGIRITTSYLETGKNNPYVDLGCVTDNRATEACRGINARQWPLDSILNRGYALVTAYREDIASDVPATRFSTGVHTVYPDWQNRPDNFGTIAAWAWGLSRIMDYLQIDRAIDGKRVAVFGWSRLGKAALWAGATDERFAAMLSNESGSGGAKLFRRGQGESIRRLCTVFPHWYSTNFRQYMDRDTLLPFDQHEVLALLAPRPVYIASAEQDKGADPIGEFESAKAASALYQLFGRDGLPTTTLPPLNTSVQGTIGYHMRTGGHDVTNLDWHYFLQFLDTHFKKK comes from the coding sequence ATGTCAATTGGCCGCTTTGTGATGATTAGTGGGCTCAGCTTCTTCGGAATGGCGAGCCACGTGCTGGCTCAATCTACGCCGGGCCTGCCTGATCCGTTACGGAGTAATAATGGTGCACATATTACTACCGTTTCGGAGTGGCAACGGGAGCGCCGGCCGGAACTGATTGAGGTATTTACCAGCCAGATGTATGGTCGTTCGCCGGGAAAGCCTGCCAGTATGACGTTCCGCGTTTTTGATACGGACGCTACGGCGTTGGGCGGCAAAGCAACCCGTAAACAGGTCGCCATCTACATCAACGGTAAGCCAGACGGCCCCCGCATCGATGTGTTGCTGTACATCCCGAATCGTGTGCGCAGACCCGTTCCCGCCATCGTGGGCCTGAATTTCTGGGGGAATCACAGCATCAGTGCCGACCCCGGTATTCGCATTACCACCAGCTACCTGGAAACGGGCAAAAATAATCCGTACGTCGATCTGGGTTGTGTGACCGATAACCGGGCAACGGAAGCCTGTCGAGGCATCAACGCCCGTCAATGGCCGCTGGACAGTATCCTGAATCGTGGCTACGCGCTGGTAACGGCCTACCGGGAAGACATTGCCTCCGACGTACCGGCTACCCGCTTTTCTACGGGTGTCCACACGGTCTATCCCGACTGGCAAAACCGGCCCGATAATTTTGGGACGATTGCCGCCTGGGCGTGGGGACTAAGCCGGATTATGGACTACCTGCAAATCGACCGCGCTATCGACGGGAAACGGGTGGCGGTATTTGGCTGGTCGCGGCTGGGCAAAGCGGCTCTGTGGGCGGGGGCTACCGACGAGAGGTTTGCGGCTATGCTCAGTAACGAATCGGGCTCTGGGGGTGCCAAGCTGTTCCGGCGGGGTCAGGGCGAATCCATCCGGCGGCTCTGCACCGTTTTTCCGCACTGGTACAGTACCAACTTCCGGCAGTATATGGACAGGGATACCCTACTGCCGTTCGATCAACACGAAGTCCTTGCGCTGCTGGCCCCACGACCCGTCTACATCGCCAGCGCCGAGCAGGACAAGGGAGCCGACCCGATTGGCGAGTTTGAATCGGCCAAAGCGGCCAGTGCCCTATACCAGCTATTTGGGCGAGACGGGCTACCTACGACGACGTTACCGCCCCTCAACACCTCCGTGCAGGGTACCATCGGCTATCACATGCGAACGGGTGGCCACGACGTGACAAACCTGGACTGGCACTATTTTCTGCAATTTTTGGATACGCATTTTAAAAAAAAGTGA